One window of the Solanum stenotomum isolate F172 chromosome 11, ASM1918654v1, whole genome shotgun sequence genome contains the following:
- the LOC125843818 gene encoding probable amidase At4g34880 produces the protein MSVLAILFISLILSNFSNKTEAKTFSFKETTIDDIHKAFKQNKLTSRQLVEFYLSEIQRSNPILKGIIEVNPDALILADKADQERKANAPKSLSRLHGIPVLVKDNIATKDKLNTTAGSLALVGSIVPQDAGVVKKLRNVGAIILGKATMTEWAAFRTTNLLMPNGWNGRLGQALDPYVASASGSSTGSATSVAANMVAVSLGTETAGSILSPSSANSVVGIKPTVGLTSRAGVIPISHRQDTVGPICRTVTDAVEVLDVIVGFDRDDFPATKKASTYIPHGGYRQFLKADGLRDKRLGISKDFFDSNDIKTYQQHFNTLRQKGAVLVDNLVIPYPDLVYNAIDVAQNIALSAEFKMDLNAYLKHLVHTQVRSLADVIAFNKISPPEKLKEYGQDIMLEAEKTNGIGKLEREALRNITKACKYGFEKMMKENKIDALMSPGADIADHLAIGGYPGINVPAGYDKTGTPFGISFGGLKGSEPTLIEIAYGFEQATHIRKPPPSHPQ, from the exons atgtctGTTCTTGCTATTCTCTTCATTTCTCTGATATTATCAAACTTCAGTAACAAAACTGAGGCAAAAACATTCTCATTTAAAGAAACAACTATTGATGACATTCATAAGGCTTTCAAGCAAAACAAACTTACATCAAGACAACTTGTTGAGTTCTATCTAAGTGAAATCCAGAGATCCAATCCAATTCTAAAAGGGATCATAGAAGTGAATCCAGATGCACTCATTCTTGCAGATAAAGCTGATCAAGAACGAAAAGCGAACGCGCCTAAATCACTATCTAGGCTACATGGTATCCCAGTTCTTGTGAAGGACAACATTGCAACAAAAGATAAGCTTAACACAACAGCAGGATCATTAGCACTTGTCGGATCGATTGTGCCACAAGATGCTGGTGTTGTCAAGAAGTTGAGGAATGTTGGTGCTATCATACTTGGCAAGGCAACTATGACTGAATGGGCTGCTTTTAGAACTACAAACTTGCTAATGCCTAATGGTTGGAATGGTAGACTTGGACAAGCTCTG GATCCTTATGTAGCAAGTGCATCAGGATCAAGCACGGGTTCTGCAACATCAGTAGCAGCAAACATGGTAGCAGTATCATTGGGGACAGAAACTGCAGGCTCCATTCTATCTCCGTCAAGTGCTAATTCTGTTGTTGGAATCAAACCAACTGTTGGCCTCACTAGCAGGGCAGGTGTAATCCCAATTTCACATAGACAAGACACTGTAGG GCCAATCTGCAGGACAGTAACTGATGCTGTTGAGGTTCTTGATGTCATCGTTGGCTTTGATCGAGATGATTTCCCAGCAACTAAGAAGGCTTCCACTTACATCCCACATGGTGGATACCGACAATTTCTTAAGGCTGATGGGCTCAGAGATAAAAGACTAGGAATTTCAAAGGACTTTTTTGATTCTAATGATATCAAAACTTACCAACAACATTTTAACACCTTAAG GCAAAAAGGAGCAGTGTTAGTTGACAACCTGGTAATACCTTACCCCGACTTGGTCTACAATGCTATTGATGTTGCTCAAAACATAGCACTTTCTGCTGAATTCAAGATGGACCTAAATGCATATCTTAAACATTTAGTCCACACTCAAGTTCGATCCTTGGCAGATGTTATAGCCTTCAACAAGATTTCACCTCCG GAAAAACTCAAAGAATATGGTCAAGATATAATGTTGGAAGCTGAGAAGACAAATGGAATAGGGAAATTGGAAAGGGAGGCATTGAGGAACATAACAAAAGCATGCAAATACGGGTTCGAGAAGATgatgaaagaaaataagataGACGCGTTGATGTCACCTGGTGCTGACATTGCTGACCATCTCGCGATAGGAGGTTATCCAGGGATCAATGTACCAGCTGGTTATGATAAAACTGGAACTCCATTCGGAATTTCATTTGGAGGACTAAAGGGTTCTGAGCCAACACTCATTGAAATTGCATATGGTTTTGAACAAGCAACACATATCAGGAAGCCCCCTCCTTCACATCCTCAATAG